A section of the Triticum dicoccoides isolate Atlit2015 ecotype Zavitan chromosome 7A, WEW_v2.0, whole genome shotgun sequence genome encodes:
- the LOC119332162 gene encoding uncharacterized protein LOC119332162: protein MGKKPGNAGPSSASRPMNQAMSLREETSGKAQADVPSLLRVQHLQRLGAWASGEAGVGSIGALLGHRLATNAEASGIPVEASTFLCQRCESILQPGFNCTIRIKNNKKKAKRRKKSNPGQNSVVYACHFCGDQNLIRGSGKGIVKGLLASRKPVSTMLKGETMNAPTVTTKKGIEHSVTAASRLKISTPEDYKMEKGAVFSMVDHGQLAAAHEDILQKIEVESAHDKCVNGIESAASKNTTTCEPDVTSQAEFPAGSNFVTPLKSKLAEVTAPIGSAEPLKTRSTLNNKAKNCGSVSAKTPGSYSKSASNKKSAPGDSTQPAGSSRKRARKGWTTLKQIAEKDELERKEKMDNFVIPFFMQ, encoded by the exons ATGGGGAAGAAGCCGGGCAATGCTGGCCCTTCCTCGGCATCCAGGCCCATGAACCAGGCCATGTCGCTCCGCGAGGAGACCTCCGGGAAGGCGCAGGCCGACGTGCCCTCCCTCCTGAGGGTCCAGCACCTGCAGCGGCTGGGGGcatgggcgagtggggaggcgggaGTTGGCTCGATCGGGGCGCTGCTGGGCCACCGCCTCGCCACGAACGCCGAGGCGTCTGGGATTCCCGTTGAAGCCTCCACCTTCCTTTGCCAGAG GTGTGAATCAATCTTACAGCCAGGTTTCAACTGCACAATCCGCATAAAGAACAACAAAAAGAAAGCAAAGCGGCGCAAGAAGTCAAATCCTGGCCAAAACAGTGTTGTCTATGCATGTCATTTCTGTGGAGATCAAAACCTGATACGGGGTAGTGGAAAGGGTATCGTGAAGGGCCTGTTAGCATCGAGAAAGCCTGTTAGCACAATGTTGAAAGGAGAAACTATGAACGCGCCAACAGTAACTACTAAAAAGGGGATCGAGCATTCTGTAACAGCAGCATCCAGGTTGAAAATATCCACTCCTGAAGATTATAAAATGGAGAAAGGGGCAGTTTTCTCAATGGTGGATCATGGTCAGTTAGCGGCTGCACACGAAGACATCCTGCAGAAAATCGAAGTAGAAAGCGCACATGATAAATGTGTGAATGGAATTGAATCTGCGGCTTCTAAAAATACTACAACATGTGAACCCGATGTCACTTCTCAAGCAGAATTTCCAGCTGGGTCAAACTTTGTTACTCCTCTGAAGAGCAAACTGGCGGAAGTGACTGCGCCTATAGGTTCAGCAGAACCATTGAAGACTAGAAGTACACTGAACAATAAAGCGAAGAATTGTGGTTCAGTTTCTGCCAAGACCCCTGGAAGTTATAGCAAGTCAGCATCAAATAAAAAGTCTGCACCAGGTGATTCTACTCAGCCAGCTGGCAGTTCAAGGAAGCGGGCAAGAAAAGGGTGGACTACTCTGAAGCAGATTGCTGAGAAGGACGAACTTGAGAGAAAAGAGAAGATGGATAACTTTGTAATCCCGTTCTTCATGCAGTAA
- the LOC119332120 gene encoding protein DWARF AND LOW-TILLERING-like, with product MLAGCSSLSSRHQMSTAQRLPCGFSKRGGRGDSAVPGAAPRGVPGGDGRGGNGTCSFRAHPAPPITQAVSWGAKPEPSVVGDGGGREMRSRAVKRAHEGESAAEEYGAPAVRAKRTRMGADGDEVWFHQSIAGPAAMMQVAAGEGGGEEEVAEEQKVFLVPSAAAFPHGMAAAAGPSSLAAAKQEEFSKSPSHSSSSSGTDGGSSAMLPVEPAGVRSFVVPEAEREALELVGALTACAEALAGCQHDAANYYLARLGETASPSGPTPLHRVAACFAEALALRAANMWPHVFDVTPPRELTDAAFHDDDDALALRVLNSVTPIPRFLHFTLNERLLRAFDGHDRVHIIDFDIKQGLQWPSLLQSLSTRTPQPPAHVRITGVGSSRQELQDTGARLAHVAAGLGLAFEFHAVVDRLEDVRLWMLHVKRGERVAVNCILAAHRLLRDETGGALSDFLGLVRSTGAAVLLLGEHEAAGLNAGRWEARFARALQHYAAAFDAVGAAGLPPASAARAKAEEMFAREIRNAVAFEGSDRSERHESFAGWRRRMEDGGFRSAGIGDREAMQGRMIARMFAPGKYGVHPQGDGEGLTLRWLDTPLYTVTAWTPAGDGAGGSATVSASTTASHSLQS from the coding sequence ATGTTGGCAGGCTGCTCCTCCTTGTCGTCCAGGCATCAGATGAGCACGGCGCAGCGACTACCATGCGGCTTCTCCAAGCGGGGCGGCCGCGGCGACTCGGCAGTCCCCGGCGCCGCCCCCCGCGGCGTGCCGGGCGGCGACGGCCGGGGAGGCAACGGCACCTGCTCCTTCCGCGCGCACCCGGCGCCGCCGATCACCCAGGCCGTGTCCTGGGGCGCCAAGCCGGAGCCCTCCGtcgtcggcgacggcggcggccgggagATGCGGAGCAGGGCCGTCAAGCGCGCGCACGAGGGTGAGTCGGCGGCGGAGGAGTACGGCGCCCCCGCCGTCCGCGCCAAGCGGACGCGGATGGGCGCCGACGGCGACGAGGTATGGTTCCATCAATCCATTGCAGGGCCGGCGGCCATGATGCAAGTGGCCGccggggaggggggaggggaggaggaggtggcggaggagcaGAAGGTGTTTCTTGTGCCGAGTGCTGCGGCCTTCCCACACGGCATGGCGGCCGCCGCGGGGCCGTCGTCGCTGGCCGCGGCCAAGCAGGAGGAGTTCAGCAAGTCGCCGTCCCACTCGTCGTCCTCGTCGGGCACGGACGGCGGCTCCTCGGCCATGCTGCCGGTTGAGCCTGCTGGCGTGAGGAGCTTCGTGGTGCCCGAGGCGGAGCGGGaggcgctggagctcgtgggcgcgCTCACCGCGTGCGCCGAGGCCCTCGCCGGCTGCCAGCACGACGCCGCCAACTACTACCTGGCGCGGCTCGGCGAGACGGCCTCGCCGTCCGGGCCCACGCCGCTGCACCGCGTGGCCGCCTGCTTCGCCGAGGCGCTCGCGCTCCGCGCGGCCAACATGTGGCCGCACGTGTTCGACGTCACCCCGCCGCGCGAGCTCACCGACGCCGCCTtccacgacgacgacgacgccctgGCGCTGCGGGTGCTCAACAGCGTCACCCCGATCCCGAGGTTCCTCCACTTCACCCTCAACGAGCGTCTCCTCCGCGCCTTCGACGGCCACGACCGCGTCCacatcatcgacttcgacatcaagCAAGGCCTCCAGTGGCCGAGCCTCCTGCAGAGCCTGTCAACGCGGACGCCGCAGCCGCCGGCGCACGTGCGGATCACCGGCGTCGGCTCGTCGAGGCAGGAGCTGCAGGACACCGGCGCGCGCCTCGCACACGTGGCCGCCGGGCTGGGGCTCGCCTTCGAGTTCCACGCCGTGGTGGACCGGCTCGAGGACGTGCGCCTCTGGATGCTCCACGTCAAGCGCGGCGAGCGCGTCGCCGTGAACTGCATCCTCGCCGCGCACCGCCTGCTCCGCGACGAGACCGGCGGCGCGCTGTCCGACTTCCTCGGCCTCGTGCGCAGCACGGGCGCCGCCGTCCTGCTCCTCGGCGAGCACGAGGCGGCGGGGCTGAACGCCGGGCGATGGGAGGCGCGGTTCGCGCGCGCGCTGCAGCACTACGCCGCGGCGTTCGACGCGGTGGGCGCCGCCGGCCTGCCGCCCGCCAGCGCGGCCAGGGCCAAGGCGGAGGAGATGTTCGCGCGGGAGATCCGCAACGCGGTGGCGTTCGAGGGCTCCGACAGGTCGGAGCGGCACGAGAGCTTCGCCGGGTGGCGGCGGCGCATGGAGGACGGCGGGTTCCGGAGCGCCGGCATCGGCGACCGGGAGGCGATGCAGGGGCGGATGATCGCGAGGATGTTCGCGCCGGGCAAGTACGGCGTGCACCCGCAGGGCGACGGCGAGGGGCTCACGCTCCGGTGGCTCGACACCCCGCTCTACACCGTGACGGCGTGGACGCCGGCCGGCGACGGCGCAGGAGGCAGCGCGACGGTGTCGGCATCCACCACAGCATCACATTCTCTGCAGAGCTGA